In Methanosarcina barkeri MS, a single window of DNA contains:
- a CDS encoding copper-translocating P-type ATPase: MQSDDKEIGLEISKTQVNASPSHDNDHNSGENMQGNFRKSYEERGNKPAENMIHQSSLESQKMRPEEKSLDYGQLEEVKLGTPEQREEMKHEQHGEDEHKGHELQEELKHDPGEVKRKQYDEMKYKQYGMKDEGTKHEGMKHEGMKHEGMEHEGHEVAGGKGHGNHHAHMLEDFKRRFIVSFVLTFPILLLSPMIQDFFNFELRVPGADYLTFLLSSVVYLYGGYPFLKGIKDELSEKSPGMMTLIAIAISVAYFYSSAVVFGLHGKVFFWELATLIDVMLIGHWLEMRSVMGASRALEELVKIMPSVAHLKKNGDVVDIAVDQLKVGDNVLIKPGEKVPVDGTVVEETSSVNESMLTGESKPVTKKPGNDVIGGSINGEAAFVVRVEKTGKDTYLSQVVELVRAAQESKSKTQDLANRAAMYLTIIALTVGALTFILWLIFGQQLVFALERAVTVMVITCPHALGLAIPLVVAVSTSIAAKSGLLIRDRQAFERARNLQAIIFDKTGTLTEGRFGVTDIVSLSGEENETGENLKDSNERILSLAASLEASSEHPIATGILESAREKGVQTQAVEEFSSIPGKGVQGLVDGNKFLVVSPGYLEENGIALKNQKIEEIEAQGKTVVFLLEESKVLGAVALADIIRKESREAILKLKSMGIKCLMLTGDNRYVAAWVSKELELDDYFAEVLPHEKAEKVKEVQAEYITGMVGDGVNDAPALAQADVGIAIGAGTDVAIETADIVLVKNDPRDVVDIIGLSKKTYSKMYQNLLWATWYNVFAIPLAAGILYGYGILLSPAIGAVFMSLSTVIVAINAKTLKMG; the protein is encoded by the coding sequence ATGCAGTCTGATGACAAAGAAATAGGTCTCGAGATTTCTAAAACTCAGGTAAACGCATCTCCATCTCATGATAATGACCACAATTCCGGAGAGAACATGCAAGGAAATTTCCGTAAGTCTTACGAAGAACGCGGGAACAAGCCTGCCGAAAATATGATACATCAGAGCTCTCTCGAATCCCAAAAGATGCGTCCTGAAGAGAAATCGCTGGACTATGGACAACTTGAAGAAGTGAAGCTTGGGACTCCTGAGCAGCGTGAAGAAATGAAACATGAACAGCACGGTGAAGATGAACACAAGGGACATGAACTGCAAGAAGAGTTGAAACACGATCCTGGCGAAGTGAAACGCAAACAGTATGATGAGATGAAGTATAAGCAATATGGCATGAAAGATGAGGGAACGAAGCATGAAGGCATGAAACACGAAGGAATGAAGCATGAGGGAATGGAACATGAAGGCCACGAGGTTGCGGGTGGAAAAGGACACGGCAATCATCATGCCCACATGCTTGAAGATTTCAAAAGGCGATTTATTGTTTCTTTCGTGTTAACTTTCCCGATTTTGCTGCTCTCGCCTATGATCCAGGACTTTTTTAACTTTGAGCTTCGTGTTCCAGGTGCGGATTATCTAACCTTTTTGCTTTCTTCGGTCGTTTATCTCTACGGCGGGTATCCGTTCCTAAAGGGAATTAAAGACGAACTTTCTGAAAAGTCACCTGGCATGATGACCCTTATAGCCATTGCAATCAGCGTGGCCTATTTTTACAGCTCGGCTGTGGTTTTCGGGCTTCATGGTAAGGTCTTTTTCTGGGAACTCGCGACTCTTATCGATGTAATGCTGATCGGGCACTGGCTAGAGATGCGTTCGGTTATGGGAGCTTCAAGAGCTCTCGAAGAGCTGGTAAAAATTATGCCTTCGGTTGCCCATCTGAAAAAAAATGGCGATGTTGTTGATATCGCAGTTGACCAGCTAAAAGTCGGGGACAATGTTTTAATCAAGCCCGGGGAAAAAGTTCCTGTAGACGGCACTGTTGTGGAGGAGACAAGCAGTGTCAATGAATCCATGCTTACCGGAGAGTCGAAGCCTGTCACGAAAAAGCCGGGAAATGACGTTATTGGCGGTTCGATTAATGGAGAAGCGGCTTTTGTTGTCAGGGTAGAAAAAACCGGAAAGGATACCTATCTCAGCCAGGTTGTCGAACTTGTCAGGGCTGCCCAGGAAAGCAAATCAAAAACCCAGGACCTCGCAAACCGGGCTGCTATGTATCTAACAATCATAGCTCTTACTGTGGGAGCTCTTACTTTTATTCTCTGGCTTATTTTCGGCCAGCAGCTTGTCTTTGCGCTGGAAAGGGCCGTTACTGTAATGGTTATTACCTGTCCGCATGCCCTTGGGCTTGCAATCCCTCTGGTAGTTGCAGTTTCGACGTCCATTGCTGCAAAATCCGGGCTTCTCATCCGGGACAGGCAGGCATTTGAAAGAGCACGCAATCTTCAGGCTATTATTTTTGACAAAACCGGCACATTGACCGAAGGTCGGTTTGGGGTTACAGATATAGTTTCTCTTTCAGGCGAAGAAAATGAAACAGGGGAGAATTTAAAAGATAGCAATGAAAGAATCTTGAGTCTCGCAGCTTCCTTGGAAGCCAGTTCGGAACACCCCATTGCAACAGGCATTCTGGAAAGTGCAAGGGAAAAAGGAGTGCAAACCCAGGCTGTGGAAGAATTCAGTTCAATTCCTGGAAAAGGTGTACAGGGTCTGGTTGATGGAAATAAATTTCTTGTTGTGAGTCCTGGCTATCTTGAAGAAAACGGAATTGCTCTCAAAAATCAAAAGATTGAAGAAATCGAAGCGCAGGGAAAAACTGTTGTGTTCTTGCTTGAGGAAAGCAAAGTACTTGGAGCTGTTGCACTTGCCGACATTATCAGGAAAGAGTCCAGGGAAGCTATCTTGAAACTTAAAAGCATGGGAATTAAGTGTCTCATGCTTACAGGAGATAATCGTTATGTGGCAGCCTGGGTATCTAAGGAACTGGAGCTTGACGACTATTTCGCAGAAGTCCTTCCTCATGAGAAAGCTGAGAAGGTCAAGGAAGTTCAGGCGGAATACATTACAGGTATGGTTGGAGATGGAGTTAATGACGCGCCTGCCCTGGCTCAAGCTGATGTAGGGATAGCTATTGGGGCAGGTACTGATGTTGCAATTGAGACCGCTGATATTGTTCTGGTGAAAAACGATCCGAGGGATGTGGTTGATATCATTGGACTTTCTAAAAAAACATATTCCAAAATGTATCAGAATCTCCTCTGGGCAACATGGTATAATGTTTTTGCCATTCCTCTTGCAGCCGGGATACTCTATGGATATGGAATCTTATTGAGCCCTGCTATAGGTGCCGTTTTCATGAGCCTGAGCACTGTGATCGTAGCAATAAACGCTAAAACTTTAAAGATGGGGTGA
- a CDS encoding histidine kinase dimerization/phosphoacceptor domain -containing protein: MTTKHTDGWEPITYQALLDKNKLLVDENRALKDEIQSLRAYVKQDKESDYDVDKLDLEKRQAHLLIKADLEALNRIHELSTKLLGSEGIQPILKEIMNAAISVVDAQMGTLQLLEDDSLHIVAHYGHKQPFLDYFTSADNVASVCGKVMQRGERIVIEDIETSSIFAGTPSLTVMREDGVRAIQSTPMLSRTGKLLGILTTQWNFPYSPNEHDLWRLDLLARQAADMIEQARSEEALNNSKQRLIADLNAMTRLHKIGTLFVRESNLEPVLVEIVDAAIAISDADFGNIQLLDPESSELKIVASRGFPKWWLDFWNSVSEGNGTCGTALGCNERVIVEDIEQSPIFVGTPALEIQLKAGIRAVQSTPIVSRSGRLLGMFSTHYKKPHKLQDHDLQLIDLLAQQAADIIERAQIEEMLRKSEERFRVALQGSSIVISSQDCDLRYTWAYNPSLGFNLEDILGKNDYDIYQLDDAETFVSIKKQVLASGVSRCDEVVIHRPISAGGDLFHEMTTEPLLDATGTIGGVICIAVDITERKRAEEALKKANDTLEEKIKERTVELEGAYNSLLENKMRLSEAQKIAHLGNWDWNLLTDEFYWSDEIYNIFGLDSLKFDETYDSYETHDAFFNLVFPEDKESVNNAFKEAFYGKSFEIDFRVLSANREERILYAQGQVIFDEKNMPIRVRGIVQDITERKKTEEALVKLEKIRIKEIHHRIKNNLQVISSLLDLQAEKFEDKKVKQAFSDSQNRVLSMSLIHEELYKGGQTEKLNFSAYLKKLADNLLMTYKLSSINIRLNMDMEENAFLDVDTAVPLGIIVNELITNSLKHAFTEKKEGEIGIQLRRHEEIINGINKSEFCLVVSDNGKGIPEGLKLESVESLGMQLINILVNQLDGELKLNRKKGTEFTVRFKVTEKNT, translated from the coding sequence ATGACTACCAAACATACTGATGGCTGGGAGCCTATAACATACCAGGCGTTATTAGATAAGAATAAGCTACTGGTGGATGAAAACCGTGCCTTAAAAGACGAAATACAGAGCCTAAGAGCATATGTGAAGCAGGATAAAGAATCTGATTATGATGTTGATAAACTAGATCTGGAGAAAAGGCAAGCACATCTTCTGATAAAAGCCGATCTAGAAGCACTGAACCGAATACATGAGCTGAGTACAAAACTTTTGGGATCGGAAGGGATCCAGCCAATATTAAAAGAAATAATGAATGCAGCAATCTCTGTCGTGGACGCACAAATGGGTACCCTGCAACTTCTTGAGGATGATTCGCTACATATTGTTGCGCATTATGGTCACAAACAGCCTTTTTTGGATTATTTTACATCTGCTGATAACGTGGCTTCAGTTTGTGGAAAGGTGATGCAACGTGGAGAGCGTATTGTTATTGAAGATATTGAAACAAGTTCTATATTTGCTGGGACACCTTCTTTGACTGTGATGCGTGAGGACGGAGTACGAGCGATTCAGTCCACACCGATGTTAAGCCGAACGGGTAAACTTCTTGGTATCCTTACGACTCAATGGAACTTTCCTTATTCTCCAAACGAGCATGATCTCTGGAGGCTTGACCTACTAGCGCGTCAGGCAGCTGACATGATAGAGCAGGCCAGGTCAGAAGAAGCATTGAATAATAGCAAACAACGTTTAATTGCCGACCTTAATGCTATGACCAGGTTGCATAAGATTGGTACTCTGTTTGTTCGTGAAAGCAATCTTGAACCAGTTCTTGTCGAAATAGTCGATGCAGCAATTGCAATTTCTGATGCTGACTTTGGCAATATCCAATTATTGGATCCCGAATCATCTGAACTTAAGATTGTAGCTTCTCGTGGATTTCCCAAATGGTGGCTGGACTTCTGGAACAGTGTATCTGAGGGAAATGGAACTTGTGGTACGGCTCTTGGATGTAACGAGAGAGTAATTGTCGAAGATATTGAACAAAGTCCAATTTTTGTCGGTACTCCTGCTCTGGAAATCCAGCTTAAAGCTGGAATACGAGCGGTTCAATCTACACCAATTGTCAGCCGGTCAGGAAGATTACTCGGCATGTTCTCAACACATTATAAAAAACCACATAAACTACAAGATCATGATCTTCAGTTAATTGACCTTCTAGCTCAGCAGGCGGCAGATATTATAGAGCGAGCGCAAATCGAAGAGATGTTACGTAAGTCCGAAGAGCGTTTCCGTGTCGCTTTACAGGGATCTTCTATTGTAATTTCCAGTCAAGACTGTGATCTGAGATACACGTGGGCTTATAACCCTTCGCTTGGTTTTAACCTGGAAGATATTCTAGGTAAAAATGATTATGATATATATCAATTAGATGATGCTGAAACTTTTGTTTCTATCAAAAAGCAGGTTTTGGCTAGTGGTGTTAGCAGATGTGATGAAGTGGTAATCCATAGGCCTATTTCCGCTGGTGGAGACTTATTCCATGAGATGACCACTGAGCCATTGCTTGATGCTACAGGAACCATCGGTGGAGTCATCTGTATTGCAGTTGACATTACCGAGCGCAAAAGAGCTGAAGAAGCATTAAAAAAAGCAAATGATACTTTAGAAGAAAAAATTAAAGAGCGTACAGTTGAACTTGAAGGGGCTTATAATTCATTACTTGAAAATAAAATGAGATTAAGTGAAGCCCAAAAAATAGCTCATCTAGGAAATTGGGACTGGAATCTGTTGACTGATGAATTCTACTGGTCAGATGAAATATACAATATTTTTGGACTTGACTCTCTAAAATTCGATGAGACTTATGATTCATATGAGACTCATGATGCATTTTTTAATCTTGTTTTTCCAGAGGATAAAGAATCTGTGAATAATGCTTTTAAAGAAGCTTTTTACGGGAAATCTTTTGAAATTGATTTTAGAGTTCTCTCAGCTAATAGAGAAGAACGCATACTTTATGCACAGGGGCAAGTAATTTTTGATGAGAAAAACATGCCTATTAGAGTTAGAGGAATAGTTCAAGATATAACTGAACGTAAAAAAACAGAAGAAGCTCTGGTAAAACTCGAAAAAATCCGCATAAAAGAGATTCACCACAGAATCAAAAATAACTTGCAGGTAATCTCTTCTCTTTTGGACCTACAGGCCGAAAAGTTTGAGGATAAAAAAGTCAAACAGGCTTTCAGTGACAGTCAGAACCGTGTACTTTCAATGTCTCTAATCCACGAAGAACTCTACAAAGGAGGGCAGACAGAAAAACTGAACTTCTCCGCATATCTTAAAAAGCTGGCTGATAACCTGTTGATGACTTATAAACTTAGCAGCATAAATATCCGCTTGAATATGGATATGGAAGAGAACGCATTTCTTGATGTGGATACTGCGGTTCCTTTAGGCATAATTGTTAATGAACTAATTACCAATTCTCTCAAACATGCATTTACTGAAAAGAAAGAAGGAGAAATTGGAATTCAACTTCGCAGACATGAAGAAATTATAAATGGAATTAACAAGTCCGAGTTCTGTCTGGTAGTTTCAGATAATGGAAAAGGAATTCCTGAAGGTCTGAAGTTGGAAAGTGTCGAGTCACTTGGCATGCAGTTAATAAACATTCTAGTAAATCAGTTAGATGGAGAGCTTAAATTGAATAGGAAAAAAGGTACTGAGTTTACTGTAAGGTTCAAGGTAACAGAAAAAAACACTTAA
- a CDS encoding TfuA-related McrA-glycine thioamidation protein, which translates to MKAKAVIFTGNSISHEDARKILGANYQPPVRRFQLEKFVQEGYKIIGIIDGIFFDRAAVGHREILSALDSGVKVVGGASMGALRASELDTHGMIGVGKVYEWYRDGVIESDDEVAVSTNPDTFEPISVPLVNIRETLKAALTSGLVSEEEHDGLLKLAIDTYYPDRSYFGLVKEGVKKGLIPEEKKKSVLDFCTGDEVDVKREDAVLVLETVKKLMEKA; encoded by the coding sequence ATGAAAGCAAAAGCGGTAATCTTTACAGGCAACAGCATCAGCCATGAGGACGCAAGAAAAATTCTCGGGGCAAATTACCAGCCTCCTGTACGCAGATTCCAGCTTGAAAAATTCGTCCAGGAAGGGTATAAGATCATAGGAATAATAGATGGAATCTTTTTTGACAGGGCGGCTGTAGGGCACAGGGAGATTCTGTCTGCGCTTGATTCAGGAGTAAAGGTCGTCGGAGGAGCAAGCATGGGAGCTCTCCGAGCTTCGGAACTGGATACTCATGGAATGATAGGAGTAGGAAAGGTTTACGAATGGTACAGGGACGGTGTAATCGAATCCGATGATGAGGTTGCAGTAAGCACAAATCCCGACACATTCGAACCCATTTCCGTGCCTCTTGTCAATATAAGAGAAACGCTGAAAGCCGCACTCACTTCAGGACTTGTGAGTGAAGAAGAACATGACGGTCTCCTGAAACTTGCAATTGACACTTATTACCCTGACCGGAGCTATTTCGGGCTTGTAAAAGAAGGAGTGAAAAAGGGACTGATCCCGGAAGAAAAGAAAAAATCCGTTCTGGATTTTTGTACAGGCGATGAAGTTGACGTAAAAAGGGAAGATGCAGTCCTGGTGCTTGAAACCGTAAAAAAACTGATGGAAAAGGCCTGA
- a CDS encoding DUF7490 domain-containing protein: MNKLGTRSTHVLFSKSFFLIFFISIVAFTFGSGCIKNFEEESYYNIRDMDISADRTGAAFIDLNVTTYVEKVQGDSAKNTSLLLKAYSRQSGLLETQKKIEIGALKKGETKSVSQVLTLPKAGGYDLQGVLFEDNVQKGNGKIKVYNLDALPADVQETGLGIPEMDFRVKKVEGGKVLVESDIYLTNEGRETSKDFRMLVKVREMDAGLLADKIWTRTGEIKPEATIIQTVNLTMPDQYNYIVEVLIWNNDTIVERGEGYIQLSPIVEVKEKNTTQAREIQTSEFENVVEREMIPEEESMAEKESAPGFSLSLSAILLCSAAILRRRFA; the protein is encoded by the coding sequence TTGAATAAATTGGGAACCAGGTCCACTCACGTCTTATTTTCAAAAAGTTTCTTTTTAATATTCTTTATTTCTATTGTTGCTTTCACCTTCGGCAGCGGCTGTATCAAGAATTTTGAAGAAGAGAGCTACTACAATATTAGGGATATGGACATCTCAGCAGACCGTACAGGGGCGGCTTTCATAGACCTTAATGTCACAACGTACGTCGAAAAAGTTCAGGGGGACAGTGCAAAGAACACCTCGCTTCTCCTTAAAGCCTATAGTCGGCAAAGCGGGCTGCTTGAAACTCAGAAGAAGATAGAAATCGGGGCGCTAAAGAAAGGAGAGACGAAATCAGTGAGTCAGGTTCTGACCCTTCCGAAAGCTGGAGGATACGATCTCCAGGGTGTTCTTTTTGAAGATAATGTGCAGAAAGGCAATGGCAAAATCAAGGTTTATAACCTGGATGCTTTGCCTGCCGATGTACAGGAAACTGGGCTTGGGATTCCCGAAATGGATTTCCGGGTGAAAAAAGTGGAAGGTGGAAAAGTCCTTGTTGAAAGTGATATCTATCTGACAAATGAAGGTAGGGAAACCAGCAAAGATTTTCGTATGCTTGTTAAGGTCCGCGAAATGGATGCCGGACTACTTGCGGATAAAATCTGGACGCGCACAGGAGAAATCAAACCTGAAGCCACAATTATCCAGACTGTCAACCTGACAATGCCTGATCAGTACAATTACATTGTCGAAGTCCTGATCTGGAACAATGACACAATAGTCGAGCGCGGAGAGGGCTATATCCAGCTCAGCCCCATAGTAGAGGTCAAAGAAAAAAATACTACTCAGGCTCGAGAAATCCAGACAAGTGAATTTGAAAATGTTGTGGAACGTGAAATGATTCCTGAAGAGGAATCTATGGCCGAAAAAGAATCCGCACCAGGATTCAGCCTATCTTTATCGGCAATCCTGCTCTGTTCGGCAGCAATTCTCAGGAGGCGGTTTGCGTGA
- a CDS encoding GAF domain-containing protein: MNSKYITGQESTMYQALLDKNKLLVDENNALKEEIQSLRTCLAQAEGLEQTTGKIDLDYKQVETPYNEREKQLMFDLDAMTRLYKISILFVREGNLEPVLVEIVDAAIAISGADFGNIQLLDPESSELKIVASRGFPKWWLDFWNSVSVGNGTCGTALGRKERVIVEDVEQSPIFVGTPALEIQLKAGIRAVQSTPIVSQLGKPLGMFSTQYKKPHKPDKKTLQMLDLLALSAADIIERAHI, encoded by the coding sequence ATGAATTCTAAATATATTACTGGTCAAGAATCCACAATGTATCAGGCGCTATTGGATAAGAATAAGTTACTGGTAGATGAAAACAATGCGTTAAAGGAAGAGATACAGAGTCTAAGAACATGTCTGGCACAGGCTGAAGGACTTGAACAGACTACAGGTAAAATTGATCTGGATTATAAGCAGGTAGAAACACCCTATAATGAACGCGAGAAACAGTTGATGTTTGATCTCGATGCAATGACTAGATTATATAAAATCAGCATTTTATTCGTTCGCGAAGGCAATCTTGAACCAGTTCTTGTCGAAATAGTCGATGCAGCAATTGCAATTTCTGGCGCTGACTTTGGCAATATCCAACTACTGGACCCTGAATCATCTGAACTTAAGATTGTAGCTTCTCGTGGATTTCCCAAATGGTGGCTGGACTTCTGGAACAGTGTATCTGTGGGAAATGGAACTTGTGGTACGGCTCTTGGACGCAAAGAGAGGGTAATTGTCGAGGATGTTGAACAAAGCCCTATTTTCGTAGGTACTCCTGCTCTGGAAATCCAGCTTAAAGCTGGAATACGAGCAGTACAGTCTACACCAATTGTCAGCCAGTTGGGAAAACCACTTGGTATGTTCTCAACACAATACAAAAAACCACATAAACCAGACAAAAAAACACTTCAAATGTTGGATCTTCTAGCTCTCAGTGCAGCCGATATTATCGAAAGAGCACATATCTAA
- a CDS encoding universal stress protein, producing the protein MEGNIEIKSKPRRQVIIATDGSETANEAADFGIEMIGCSGAKVYAIYVIDTTPYRSVPLDKIWSDKVLEEFEKEGREATSYIEKIGKAAGVEVESRVLKGHPAEKIVTFAEDNNIDMIIMGSLGKSGYERVLLGSVSEKVIRHAKIPVLVVRERHKSEKKLIQE; encoded by the coding sequence ATGGAAGGAAATATTGAAATTAAATCCAAACCGAGAAGGCAGGTAATAATCGCTACCGATGGCTCAGAAACTGCAAACGAAGCTGCAGATTTTGGAATCGAAATGATTGGGTGTAGTGGGGCAAAAGTATATGCTATTTATGTCATCGATACGACACCTTATCGCTCAGTTCCGCTGGATAAAATCTGGTCAGACAAAGTGCTTGAAGAATTCGAGAAAGAAGGACGTGAAGCAACTTCTTATATAGAGAAGATTGGAAAAGCTGCAGGAGTGGAAGTTGAATCCAGGGTGCTTAAAGGCCATCCGGCTGAGAAGATCGTGACTTTTGCAGAGGATAATAATATCGATATGATCATAATGGGTTCGCTTGGAAAAAGTGGATATGAGCGCGTACTACTTGGAAGCGTATCTGAAAAAGTTATAAGGCATGCAAAAATTCCGGTTCTGGTTGTTCGAGAACGACACAAAAGTGAGAAAAAATTGATACAGGAATAA
- a CDS encoding PLDc N-terminal domain-containing protein, translating into MMGFSYIFILFAFIGLLSFVFWIWILIDCAKNETDIGNTRLIWVIIIFLTYIVGAFLYYFIRRPKRLLELGK; encoded by the coding sequence ATGATGGGCTTTTCTTATATTTTTATTCTTTTCGCATTCATTGGTTTACTTTCCTTTGTTTTCTGGATATGGATTCTTATTGACTGTGCGAAGAATGAGACAGATATAGGAAACACACGCCTTATATGGGTCATAATTATTTTTTTAACCTATATCGTGGGAGCTTTTTTATACTATTTCATCCGGCGTCCTAAGAGGCTTCTGGAGCTGGGGAAATGA
- a CDS encoding YcaO-related McrA-glycine thioamidation protein, with protein sequence MPEIKLDRSISYLEGTQRVYDEATTLENTKDEVKKIGVTRLADITNLDRLGIHIFSAIRPSAAKGAISIYSGKGSTEQRARISAIMESFERCLAEKPGLNANIKGEISAPTLVESYIRASESCTVLDPETLLLPQPYLPQSLLEWVGAYDLMNKEEVFVSSNSVYHPYNSPGQCQKLFLSNTNGLASGNVIEEAILHGMLEVIERDAISIAQFSRNLGKEIVLTEEDGYLYELASKFKDAGIELKLWLVPSDTGIPTVIAVTDDVKLKDPALLVMGAGSHLKPEIAVSRAITEAAQSRLVQIQGAREDTDREGFIRSVGYDRMKRLNRFWFEEGEKISLSEVQDLSRKSPVENIDVILEKLKGLTERVLVVDLSREEIKVPVVRVIIPGFELFTIDRDRKGKRIGSQRKKGFSRNKNEKPWKR encoded by the coding sequence ATGCCTGAAATAAAACTTGACAGATCGATCTCATATCTCGAAGGTACACAGCGAGTATATGACGAAGCCACAACCCTGGAAAACACTAAAGATGAGGTAAAAAAGATAGGGGTTACCCGACTTGCAGATATTACAAACCTTGATAGGCTCGGAATCCATATTTTTTCGGCAATCCGCCCCAGTGCCGCAAAGGGAGCGATCAGTATTTACTCAGGCAAGGGCTCGACCGAGCAGCGAGCCCGCATTTCAGCAATAATGGAAAGCTTTGAGCGCTGCCTTGCAGAAAAGCCTGGCCTGAACGCAAATATTAAAGGTGAGATTTCCGCCCCTACACTTGTGGAATCCTATATCAGAGCCTCAGAAAGCTGTACAGTGCTCGACCCGGAAACACTACTTCTACCCCAGCCTTATCTTCCCCAGTCTTTGCTTGAATGGGTTGGAGCATACGATTTGATGAACAAAGAAGAAGTGTTCGTAAGCTCTAACTCGGTTTACCATCCGTACAACTCGCCCGGACAATGCCAGAAACTCTTCCTGAGCAATACCAATGGGCTGGCGTCCGGAAATGTGATTGAGGAAGCTATTCTCCACGGGATGCTCGAGGTTATTGAAAGAGATGCAATCAGCATAGCACAGTTTTCTCGCAATCTCGGAAAAGAAATCGTGCTAACTGAGGAAGACGGATATTTGTACGAACTTGCCAGCAAATTTAAAGATGCAGGAATAGAACTCAAACTCTGGCTGGTTCCGAGCGATACTGGCATTCCGACAGTAATTGCAGTAACTGACGACGTAAAATTGAAGGATCCTGCGCTTCTTGTCATGGGGGCAGGATCCCACCTGAAACCCGAAATTGCAGTTTCACGGGCCATAACTGAAGCTGCCCAGTCACGGTTAGTTCAAATTCAGGGAGCAAGGGAAGATACAGATAGGGAAGGTTTTATCCGAAGCGTAGGATACGACCGCATGAAACGTTTGAACCGGTTCTGGTTTGAAGAAGGAGAAAAGATTTCTCTCTCCGAAGTGCAGGACCTGTCCAGAAAAAGCCCTGTAGAAAATATCGATGTGATCCTCGAAAAACTTAAGGGCCTTACCGAAAGAGTGCTGGTGGTAGACCTCTCAAGAGAAGAAATTAAAGTGCCAGTTGTCCGAGTAATAATTCCAGGCTTTGAACTTTTTACTATTGATCGTGATCGTAAAGGAAAAAGAATCGGCTCCCAGAGGAAGAAAGGATTCTCCAGAAACAAAAATGAAAAGCCGTGGAAGAGATGA
- a CDS encoding YgaP family membrane protein — protein sequence MSIKKLFLEENVGGFDLLFRTMCGVLSILALSTGLVKRFPWKWIVAAMAFTGLCSSILRHCTLYSILGISTAKKKKASIPEACQ from the coding sequence ATGAGTATTAAAAAATTGTTTCTGGAAGAGAATGTAGGAGGCTTTGATCTCCTGTTTCGAACGATGTGTGGAGTGCTTTCAATTCTCGCACTGTCAACAGGTCTTGTAAAAAGATTTCCCTGGAAATGGATTGTTGCGGCGATGGCTTTTACGGGGCTTTGCAGCTCAATTCTGAGGCACTGTACTCTCTATTCTATTCTTGGGATCAGTACCGCAAAGAAAAAGAAAGCTTCTATACCGGAAGCTTGTCAATAA